A genomic stretch from Chroococcidiopsis sp. SAG 2025 includes:
- a CDS encoding tyrosine-type recombinase/integrase has translation MIFVADTKTNEPRLVPLRKGSRDALKEYLLWRSEQGEEITSDRPLILSQHATRSCERLSDRGIYFAIEKIGELAEISQLHPHSFRHTVVIWK, from the coding sequence CTGATTTTTGTCGCAGACACGAAGACAAACGAGCCGCGATTAGTACCGTTGCGAAAAGGGAGTCGCGACGCACTCAAGGAGTATTTGTTGTGGCGCTCTGAACAAGGAGAGGAAATCACGAGCGATCGCCCCTTGATTTTGTCCCAACACGCGACTCGTTCATGTGAACGATTGAGCGATCGCGGCATTTATTTTGCCATAGAAAAGATCGGTGAATTAGCAGAAATTTCCCAGCTACACCCACACTCGTTCCGCCATACGGTAGTGATATGGAAGTAG
- a CDS encoding IS1 family transposase, whose protein sequence is MTTILAFLFYSFVLLLPKLTQEAIESSPKIYEKPSERVCPTCGSEHVIKNGSTHNGKPKYQCKICGRQFAIDPTNSSVSEETKQMIDRLLLERISLRGIARVTQVSWSWLQDYVNQKLARTPRQIKVSEKSTGELTIECDEMWSFVNSKKNEVYIWLAIDRNSRKIIGCYIGDRTRKSASKLWVSLPKIYQQSAFAYTDFWQAYKTVIPHEYHRAVGKETGLTNRIERLNNTFRQRVSRLVRESLSFSKKLNNHIGAIWYFIHGYNAELDRI, encoded by the coding sequence ATGACAACAATTTTGGCTTTCTTATTTTACTCATTTGTATTACTACTACCTAAATTAACACAAGAGGCGATAGAATCATCCCCAAAAATATATGAAAAACCTTCAGAACGAGTCTGTCCTACCTGTGGCTCCGAGCATGTAATTAAAAATGGTTCAACTCACAATGGCAAGCCAAAATATCAGTGCAAAATCTGTGGTCGCCAATTTGCGATCGATCCGACTAATTCATCTGTTTCAGAGGAAACCAAGCAGATGATCGATCGGCTCTTGCTGGAGAGAATATCACTGCGAGGAATTGCCAGGGTGACTCAAGTAAGTTGGTCTTGGCTGCAAGATTATGTCAATCAAAAGCTAGCTCGAACTCCGCGCCAAATTAAGGTTTCAGAAAAGTCAACAGGAGAATTGACCATTGAATGTGACGAGATGTGGTCATTTGTTAATAGCAAGAAAAATGAGGTCTATATCTGGCTAGCAATCGACCGCAATTCTCGAAAAATTATCGGTTGCTATATCGGAGATAGAACCAGAAAATCTGCTAGTAAATTATGGGTCTCCTTACCAAAGATTTATCAGCAATCTGCCTTTGCCTATACAGATTTTTGGCAGGCTTACAAGACAGTTATTCCCCATGAATATCATCGAGCAGTTGGTAAAGAAACAGGTCTAACTAATCGTATTGAAAGGTTGAATAATACCTTCAGACAGCGCGTTTCTCGGTTAGTAAGAGAAAGCCTATCATTTTCCAAAAAGCTGAACAACCACATTGGAGCGATTTGGTACTTCATTCATGGCTACAATGCAGAGTTAGACAGGATTTGA